From a single Nymphaea colorata isolate Beijing-Zhang1983 chromosome 4, ASM883128v2, whole genome shotgun sequence genomic region:
- the LOC116252729 gene encoding peroxisomal acyl-coenzyme A oxidase 1-like produces the protein MEEVDHLAHERSTAQFDVEAMKVVWAGSKHALSVSDRMARLVASDPEFRKDNRVTMGRKELFKNTLRKAGHAWKRINELRLTEEEASKLRFFIDQPAYTDLHWGMFVPAIRGQGTDEQHEKWLPLAYKMQIIGCYAQTELGHGSNVQGLETTATYDRNSDEFIIHSPTLTSSKWWPGGLGKVSTHAIVYARLIVDNEEHGIHGFIVQLRSLEDHSPLPGITIGDIGMKFGNAAYNTMDNGVLQFDHVRIPRDQMLMRVLQVTREGKVVQSDVPRQLIYGTMVFVRQTIVIDASNALSRAVTIAVRYSAVRRQFGSKNGGPESQVIDYKTQQSRLFPLLASAYAFRFVGEWLKWLYQDVTQRLQANDFSTLAEAHACTAGLKSVTTSVAADGIEECRKLCGGHGYLCNSGLPELFASYVPACTYEGDNVVLLLQVARFLVKTVSQLGSGKKPVGVTAYMGHVEHLMQCKCGVQKAEDWLKPEVILEVFEARATRLAVVCARQIGSAANPEDGFAELSADLLEMAIAHCQLIVVSKFIEKLQQDIPGEGVKRQLQVLCNIYCLHLLHQHLGDFLSTSCITPEQGLLANEQLRSLYSQVRPNAVALVDAFNYTDHYLGSTLGRYDGNVYPALYQEAWKEPLNDSVVPDGYYEYVRPLIKQQFRFSRL, from the exons ATGGAGGAGGTGGATCATCTTGCGCACGAAAGGAGCACTGCCCAATTCGATGTGGAGGCCATGAAGGTGGTCTGGGCGGGATCCAAACACGCCCTCAGTGTCTCCGATCGAATGGCCCGCCTCGTCGCATCTGACCCA GAATTCCGCAAGGATAACAGGGTTACTATGGGCAGAAAGGAGTTATTCAAGAACACCTTAAGAAAAGCAGGTCATGCATGGAAGCGGATTAATGAGCTCCGTTTGACTG AAGAAGAAGCTTCAAAGTTGAGATTTTTTATTGATCAACCAGCATATACTGACCTGCATTGG GGTATGTTTGTGCCTGCTATAAGAGGGCAGGGTACTGATGAACAACATGAAAAGTGGTTACCGTTGGCATATAAGATGCAGATTATTGGCTGTTATGCACAGACAGAACTTGGTCACGGTTCAAATGTTCAAGGCCTTGAGACTACAGCAACGTATGATAGGAATTCAGATGAATTTATCATCCACAGTCCCACATTGACTTCAAGCAAA TGGTGGCCTGGTGGCCTAGGTAAAGTATCAACACATGCAATTGTATATGCACGTTTGATTGTTGATAATGAAGAACATGGCATACATG GATTTATTGTTCAATTGCGAAGTTTGGAAGATCATTCACCTCTTCCTGGTATCACTATTGGGGATATTGGCATGAAATTTGGAAATGCAGCCTACAACACAATGGACAATGGAGTTCTACAGTTTGATCATGTGCGCATCCCCAGAGATCAGATGTTAATGCG GGTTTTGCAGGTCAcaagagaaggaaaagttgTGCAATCTGATGTGCCTAGACAGCTTATTTATGGGACAATGGTTTTTGTGCGTCAGACCATTGTAATAGATGCCTCAAATGCACTGTCACGAGCTGTTACTATTGCTGTTCGATATAGTGCGGTTAGAAGGCAGTTTGGTTCTAAAAATGGGGGTCCTGAAAGCCAA GTGATTGACTATAAAACACAACAAAGTAGGCTGTTCCCTTTGCTGGCATCTGCATATGCGTTCAGATTTGTTGGTGAGTGGTTGAAATGGCTGTATCAGGACGTGACACAGAGGTTACAAGCTAATGATTTTTCAACATTAGCTGAAGCTCATGCATGTACTGCTGGTTTGAAGTCAGTGACAACCTCTGTGGCTGCT GATGGAATTGAGGAATGTCGGAAGCTATGTGGTGGCCATGGATATTTATGTAACAGTGGTCTTCCCGAGTTGTTTGCTTCTTATGTTCCTGCATGTACATATGAAGGAGATAATGTAGTATTGCTTCTTCAG GTTGCACGGTTTCTTGTGAAGACTGTATCTCAGCTGGGTTCGGGAAAGAAGCCTGTTGGTGTGACTGCATATATGGGGCATGTGGAGCACTTGATGCAGTGTAAATGTGGTGTCCAAAAAG CTGAAGACTGGCTGAAGCCTGAGGTCATCTTGGAGGTATTTGAAGCAAGGGCAACAAGATTAGCTGTTGTTTGTGCCCGGCAGATTGGAAGTGCAGCAAACCCAGAAGATG gCTTTGCTGAGCTCTCTGCTGACCTACTGGAGATGGCAATTGCACACTGTCAATTGATTGTCGTTTCCAA GTTTATTGAAAAGTTGCAGCAAGATATACCTGGGGAGGGAGTTAAACGGCAGCTCCAGGTGCTTTGCAACATCTATTGtctccatcttcttcatcaacATTTGGGTGATTTCCTTTCAACCAGCTGCATCACTCCTGAACAAGGTCTTCTTGCCAATGAGCAGCTGAGGTCTCTCTATTCTCAG GTACGTCCCAATGCTGTGGCCTTAGTTGATGCATTTAACTATACCGACCATTATCTGGGTTCAACCTTAGGCCGGTATGATGGCAATGTCTATCCAGCTCTGTATCAAGAGGCGTGGAAGGAGCCCCTGAATGATTCAGTTGTGCCAGATGGTTACTATGAATATGTGAGGCCTCTTATTAAACAGCAGTTTAGGTTCTCTAGATTATAG